A stretch of Paenibacillus sp. URB8-2 DNA encodes these proteins:
- a CDS encoding helix-turn-helix domain-containing protein yields the protein MTEMLIVDDEKFAVEGICRCNDWKALGINEVHTANHADEAREIMRDRRIDVLICDIEMPDEDGLSLVRWVKECSPHTESLFLTCHSEFAYAKQAINLGSFDYLLKPVDGEELAGAVTRMVQAIKEKEEHERYTEMYRKYYSLWKKQKPRLVERFWQDLLSRRLLSFGDFLERALQDAQIDLHPDDRVLPILISIEEWNKPMDSRNQEIMEYAVKKAAEEIWLAGQPGEVITDKAGVMFVVVYASGSAEDAAAASKTDSSLDRWIQTGSRFINVCREYFYCSVTCYVGKYALLQELPGLCDNLKNMERDNITGTQSVLLYTPQTLQALPSAGPGEIHISEWANYMLNGDKEMMIRLIHRIVGRLEATPNVQGKHLSTLHQDTLQIIYHFLQVKGISANHVPQFPMWASAQIRSLRHYMHWAESLVSAVMEAAFEPDERDGVIQKSIRYIHHNVEEDLSREDVAAHVGLNPAYLSRLFKKETGQNLIDFLIEAKMNRAKELLDTTGMTVSAIAQQVGYCNFSHFTKMFRKQFEVNPQEYRNVTKRID from the coding sequence ATGACAGAAATGCTGATTGTGGATGATGAGAAATTTGCGGTGGAAGGAATTTGCCGCTGCAACGACTGGAAAGCGCTTGGAATAAACGAAGTGCACACAGCCAATCACGCCGATGAGGCAAGGGAGATTATGCGGGACCGCCGGATCGATGTTCTGATTTGCGATATTGAAATGCCTGATGAAGACGGATTGTCGCTGGTCCGGTGGGTAAAAGAGTGCTCTCCCCACACGGAGTCCTTGTTCCTCACCTGCCATTCGGAGTTTGCTTATGCGAAGCAGGCGATCAATCTCGGAAGCTTCGATTATTTGCTGAAGCCGGTAGACGGGGAGGAATTGGCCGGGGCCGTCACCCGCATGGTGCAAGCCATTAAGGAAAAGGAAGAGCATGAGCGCTACACCGAGATGTACCGTAAATACTATTCGCTGTGGAAGAAACAGAAACCGCGGCTCGTAGAACGCTTTTGGCAGGATCTGTTGTCCCGGAGGCTCCTTTCCTTCGGCGATTTTCTGGAACGCGCGCTTCAGGATGCGCAGATTGATCTGCATCCGGACGACAGGGTGCTGCCTATTCTGATCAGTATTGAAGAATGGAATAAGCCTATGGATTCCCGGAATCAGGAAATCATGGAGTATGCGGTCAAGAAGGCGGCGGAGGAAATTTGGCTTGCCGGCCAGCCTGGAGAAGTCATTACGGACAAAGCCGGCGTGATGTTCGTCGTCGTGTACGCTTCCGGTTCAGCGGAGGATGCCGCAGCAGCAAGCAAGACGGATTCCAGCTTGGATCGATGGATACAAACAGGCAGTCGTTTTATCAACGTGTGCCGGGAGTATTTTTATTGTTCGGTGACCTGCTACGTGGGCAAATATGCCCTGCTTCAGGAGTTGCCCGGTCTATGCGACAATTTGAAAAATATGGAGCGTGACAATATCACCGGAACGCAGTCCGTTCTGCTATATACTCCCCAGACTCTTCAGGCTTTGCCCTCCGCCGGTCCGGGCGAGATTCATATTTCGGAATGGGCCAACTATATGCTGAACGGGGACAAGGAGATGATGATCCGGCTGATTCACCGGATTGTCGGCAGACTGGAAGCGACGCCGAATGTTCAGGGGAAGCATTTGTCGACCCTTCATCAGGATACGCTGCAGATTATTTATCATTTTCTTCAGGTTAAAGGGATCAGCGCCAATCATGTTCCCCAGTTTCCGATGTGGGCATCGGCCCAAATCCGCAGCTTGCGCCATTATATGCATTGGGCGGAGAGCCTGGTCTCCGCCGTAATGGAGGCGGCCTTTGAGCCGGATGAAAGGGACGGAGTCATCCAGAAATCCATCCGGTATATCCACCATAATGTGGAGGAGGACCTGTCGCGGGAGGATGTGGCCGCTCACGTCGGACTGAATCCCGCTTACCTGTCCCGGCTGTTCAAGAAGGAAACCGGACAGAACCTGATCGACTTCCTGATTGAAGCCAAAATGAACCGGGCGAAGGAACTGCTGGACACCACAGGCATGACGGTCAGCGCCATCGCACAGCAGGTGGGCTATTGCAACTTTTCCCATTTCACCAAAATGTTCAGGAAGCAATTTGAAGTAAATCCGCAGGAATACCGGAATGTCACAAAACGAATAGACTGA
- a CDS encoding ABC transporter substrate-binding protein has translation MKWLKKGSVILSSLMLTVAMTATGCSSSNNSGNANSLQASSGGDSAAGGLKPYEVVMVFPDAPQKDNELVQNAMNDYLKKTYPDMNVTVKLNPIDWGAWSDKTNLMMASGDKFDTIFTADWLGFQQEVTKGALLPLDDLLAKYGPDIEAVEKDYHDPAKRGGKLYGIHTHQELGGAQGIYLDKALVDKYKFDLSAFKSGKVEELEPMLKTIKENEPGITPLVMPSYPLDAYYSSGTLDQIGNLAALNVKDTAPDDFTVTNMYSTPRFMELAKMTNKWFKAGYLNKDALTPGLDAWKKIQAGQGFALVGDMDILANMEIGSVSKSPNGSLKAGREMLQIPLNVDRLQTGKMTATMQAISKTSKDPERAMMLLNLFFKDKNLLTLFNFGIEGTHYVLKDGQIALPDGKTNNDVGFYHDIMWQIGNQMLNYTRVGEDPNKYQNYEKFNALVSGNPSRIFGFVFDPEPVKNEMITIDNANKAFVDGIKSGQLDPEENLPKLLEKQKAAGADKVIAEAQKQLDAWRAANGK, from the coding sequence ATGAAATGGTTAAAGAAAGGTTCCGTCATTCTGTCTTCACTTATGCTGACGGTTGCTATGACGGCGACAGGATGTTCCAGCAGCAATAACAGTGGCAACGCCAATTCACTCCAGGCATCCAGCGGCGGAGACAGTGCAGCAGGCGGGCTTAAGCCGTATGAAGTGGTTATGGTCTTCCCCGACGCGCCGCAGAAGGATAATGAGCTGGTTCAGAACGCAATGAACGATTATCTGAAAAAGACCTACCCGGACATGAACGTGACGGTCAAGCTGAATCCGATCGATTGGGGAGCCTGGAGCGACAAGACGAATCTGATGATGGCCTCGGGCGACAAGTTTGATACGATTTTTACCGCGGACTGGCTTGGTTTCCAACAGGAGGTAACCAAGGGGGCACTGCTTCCTCTGGATGACCTGCTTGCGAAGTACGGACCGGACATCGAGGCAGTGGAAAAAGATTATCATGATCCGGCGAAACGCGGAGGAAAGCTCTACGGCATTCATACCCATCAGGAACTGGGCGGCGCACAGGGCATTTATCTCGATAAAGCGCTGGTCGACAAATATAAATTTGATCTGAGCGCGTTTAAATCGGGCAAGGTCGAAGAGCTGGAACCGATGTTGAAGACGATTAAAGAGAACGAGCCCGGCATCACTCCGCTCGTTATGCCGAGTTACCCGCTAGACGCCTATTACTCCTCCGGCACGCTGGATCAGATCGGCAATTTAGCCGCTTTGAATGTGAAGGATACGGCGCCTGATGATTTCACCGTCACTAATATGTACAGCACTCCGCGCTTTATGGAACTGGCCAAGATGACCAACAAATGGTTCAAAGCCGGATATCTTAACAAAGATGCCCTGACTCCGGGTCTGGATGCCTGGAAAAAAATTCAGGCGGGCCAAGGTTTCGCGCTTGTAGGGGATATGGACATCCTGGCAAATATGGAAATCGGCTCGGTATCGAAATCGCCGAACGGTTCCCTCAAGGCCGGAAGAGAAATGCTTCAAATTCCGCTCAATGTCGACAGATTGCAAACCGGTAAAATGACGGCGACGATGCAGGCGATTTCCAAAACGTCCAAAGACCCGGAACGCGCGATGATGCTCCTCAACCTGTTCTTCAAGGATAAAAATCTGCTGACCTTGTTCAACTTCGGTATTGAAGGAACGCACTATGTGCTGAAAGACGGCCAAATTGCCCTGCCTGATGGCAAGACCAACAACGATGTCGGATTCTATCATGATATTATGTGGCAAATCGGGAATCAGATGCTGAATTACACTCGGGTAGGCGAAGATCCGAACAAATATCAGAACTATGAGAAGTTTAACGCATTGGTTTCCGGTAACCCGTCCCGGATATTCGGATTCGTCTTTGACCCGGAACCGGTGAAGAATGAAATGATCACTATCGACAATGCCAACAAAGCATTCGTAGACGGTATCAAGTCCGGCCAGCTCGATCCGGAGGAAAATCT
- a CDS encoding carbohydrate ABC transporter permease yields MSTQKRTHPLIIAVLSLFSLACLIPFWLVLMISIADEKEVLKHGYSFWPQKFSFVAYQFLAQDAEKILRAYGVSIFVTVIGVVVSLFVTSAMAFSMSRKDFPLRGALSIYILITMLFSGGLLPWYLVYTRFLHVQDTLLALIIPGLIGGFNVIIMRTFFTNSIPPSLIDSAQIDGASEYRTYFSIILPLSLPVMATIGLFITVSYWNDWFTSLVFIQNEKLFSLQYLLNKTLMNASFLQSIANKAYSSTAQVTQPLESIRMAMAMIAIGPLVLVFPFLQKYFVKGLTVGAVKG; encoded by the coding sequence ATGTCGACACAAAAACGGACTCACCCGCTGATCATCGCGGTTCTGTCACTCTTCAGCCTGGCCTGCCTGATTCCGTTCTGGCTCGTGCTGATGATATCCATTGCCGATGAGAAAGAAGTATTGAAGCACGGATACAGCTTCTGGCCCCAGAAATTCAGCTTTGTCGCTTATCAATTTCTGGCGCAGGACGCCGAGAAGATTCTGAGAGCGTACGGAGTATCCATTTTCGTTACGGTGATAGGCGTCGTCGTCAGCTTGTTCGTCACTTCGGCGATGGCGTTCTCCATGTCCCGTAAGGACTTTCCGCTAAGAGGCGCACTCAGCATCTACATCCTGATCACGATGCTGTTCTCGGGCGGCCTGCTTCCCTGGTATCTGGTGTACACGCGATTCCTCCATGTGCAGGATACGCTGCTTGCCCTGATTATCCCCGGCTTGATCGGCGGCTTTAATGTCATCATCATGCGGACCTTCTTTACGAACAGCATTCCGCCGTCGCTGATTGACTCCGCCCAGATTGACGGAGCCAGCGAATACAGAACCTATTTCAGCATCATTCTTCCGCTTTCGCTGCCGGTTATGGCAACGATCGGCCTGTTCATTACCGTATCGTACTGGAATGACTGGTTCACAAGCCTGGTCTTTATCCAGAATGAGAAGCTGTTCTCTCTGCAGTATTTGCTGAACAAAACCTTGATGAATGCTTCGTTTCTCCAGAGTATCGCCAATAAGGCTTACAGTTCCACAGCGCAGGTTACCCAGCCTCTGGAATCGATCCGCATGGCCATGGCCATGATTGCGATCGGACCGTTGGTGCTCGTATTCCCGTTCTTGCAAAAGTATTTCGTGAAAGGGCTTACGGTAGGGGCAGTGAAAGGCTAA
- a CDS encoding ABC transporter permease has translation MASVEVLEAKASITRSKTRKGKLWKYRSLIILALPGILLMFINNYLPMFGIFLAFKDLNYTDGIWASKWVGLDNFKFLFASNDAWVIIRHTIFYNLAFLIINTVLAILLAILLNEVKNKVMSKFFQSTVILPNFISMVIVGYLVYGFLNPDLGFVNKFIMEPMGWEPVNWYATPEHWPYILTIVNTWKNVGYAAVVYLAAIIGIDQEYYEAAVIDGASRWKQMTNITIPLIAPVIIILTVLAIGRIFNADFGLFYQATMASGMLKSTTDVIDTYVYNALMVTGDTGLASSAGLLQSVVGFILVVSVNLIVRKFSKDNALF, from the coding sequence ATGGCTTCGGTAGAGGTCTTGGAAGCAAAGGCTTCCATAACGCGAAGTAAGACAAGAAAAGGAAAGCTGTGGAAGTACCGGTCGCTGATCATTCTGGCTTTGCCCGGAATCCTATTAATGTTTATCAACAATTATTTGCCCATGTTCGGCATTTTCCTGGCGTTCAAGGATCTGAATTACACCGATGGCATTTGGGCCAGCAAGTGGGTGGGGCTGGACAACTTCAAATTTCTGTTTGCTTCCAACGATGCCTGGGTGATTATCCGGCATACGATTTTTTACAATCTGGCCTTCCTCATCATCAACACCGTACTGGCCATATTGCTGGCTATCTTGTTGAACGAAGTCAAGAACAAGGTGATGTCTAAGTTCTTTCAGAGCACGGTTATTCTGCCGAATTTCATCTCCATGGTTATTGTCGGCTATCTTGTATACGGTTTCCTCAATCCGGATCTCGGTTTTGTCAACAAGTTCATCATGGAACCCATGGGCTGGGAGCCGGTTAACTGGTACGCCACGCCGGAGCATTGGCCTTATATTTTAACGATTGTAAACACCTGGAAAAATGTCGGCTATGCGGCCGTTGTTTATCTGGCGGCGATTATCGGCATTGATCAGGAATATTATGAAGCCGCTGTCATTGACGGCGCGAGCAGATGGAAGCAGATGACGAATATTACGATTCCGCTTATCGCTCCGGTCATTATCATCCTGACGGTGCTGGCGATCGGCAGAATCTTCAATGCGGACTTCGGTTTGTTCTATCAGGCAACGATGGCGTCGGGCATGCTGAAGTCGACAACGGATGTTATCGACACTTATGTGTACAACGCGCTGATGGTTACGGGCGATACCGGACTGGCCTCGTCGGCAGGCTTGCTTCAGTCGGTGGTCGGCTTCATCCTGGTCGTGTCGGTGAATCTGATCGTACGTAAATTCAGCAAAGATAACGCCTTATTTTAG